Proteins encoded within one genomic window of Cucumis sativus cultivar 9930 chromosome 3, Cucumber_9930_V3, whole genome shotgun sequence:
- the LOC101209021 gene encoding putative disease resistance protein RGA3 — protein sequence MAYCIYYRAENILSELKNLPNYPRRIEYTMLSLKSILMDAEEKQEQSRGLQNWLEELQNVFSQIEGFIDEHKEEAYEGIGKQVLAPFSCSSNQIARTWKMEKLFDHLNEVAAKMYEFNLTERHTGAIKTETTNSFLTATEVSTRLMKPSWKVLYPLTNAPKFYQDERYRKILNDFKNPTLGFFHIVGEAGIGKSTLAKFIYNDPEVEGMFPSRLWVCVKEEFDTQRLMKEILNFSYSPATCDNLTTKLCPTDQYLRERTFLLVFQDLSIKNLDNCSLFTSLLMMGKPGSKIIVTTQNEEIANAIELTMIYKVGQQSEQNRSQTALDTVTKETANVNNADQFVQANPLGKIDQSIPSQTIFKVKRLSEKDSLSLFKDYASTYEGNEKDIMKTLKKCNGIPLAIKCLGSMLSLGPPATKWMEDNERQKGDNESSSTFSILKLCYNEMPSHLKRCFLYCSQLPNDSILSSNDVIQLWMANGLLRSRQENYLSLEDIGEIYFKELCSRCFLQDVEEYGLGYWFKMHPLIRELARLVQKRTKDLISIKPVTNVTSIAFPVRDEVPSSSFLAEKCISKFQHLRLLYLGHTDLQEIPNTIETLNHLTYLDLQGNKNIKRLPNAICNLQHLQTLILASCSALEELPKDICKLSNLRYLWVTSNKLRLHKNGVGTMTSLRFLAIGGCDKLQDLFERPSCLVRLETLMIYDCNSLQLLPNEMGSLISLQNLVIWSCKQLTLKGLEKVDFSLQRFTIRELPEVNKLPEWLQRSTETLRVLEIIDCPIKVEEEGIKMYKAVESKIIQGAVDITGNLVRRSPMVTKKVQMTGNFY from the coding sequence ATGGCTTATTGCATCTATTACCGAGCTGAAAACATCTTGAGTGAACTGAAAAACCTCCCAAACTACCCAAGAAGAATTGAGTATACCATGTTGAGTCTTAAATCAATTCTTATGGATGCGGAAGAGAAGCAAGAACAGAGTCGTGGTCTACAGAATTGGCTAGAGGAGcttcaaaatgtattttccCAAATTGAAGGCTTCATAGATGAACACAAAGAGGAAGCCTACGAGGGTATTGGTAAACAGGTACTTGCTCCTTTCTCGTGCTCCAGTAATCAAATAGCACGTACttggaaaatggagaaactATTCGACCATTTGAATGAAGTTGCGGCAAAAATGTATGAATTTAATCTTACAGAAAGGCACACTGGTGCCATAAAAACGGAGACAACAAACTCTTTCCTTACTGCTACTGAAGTTTCAACAAGACTCATGAAACCAAGCTGGAAAGTACTTTACCCCTTAACTAATGCTCCGAAGTTTTATCAGGATGAGCGGTACCGTAAGATTCTGAATGATTTCAAAAACCCTACTCTAGGGTTCTTCCACATAGTTGGAGAAGCAGGTATAGGTAAGAGCACACTTGCCAAATTCATTTACAATGATCCAGAAGTAGAAGGAATGTTTCCATCAAGATTGTGGGTTTGTGTGAAAGAGGAATTTGATACACAGAGATTGATGAAAGAGATACTcaacttttcatattctcCAGCAACTTGTGACAATTTGACTACAAAATTGTGCCCCACAGATCAATATCTGAGAGAGAGAACTTTTCTGCTTGTTTTTCAAGACCTTTCAATCAAGAACCTAGATAATTGTTCCCTGTTTACAAGTTTATTGATGATGGGAAAGCCTGGTAGCAAAATCATAGTGACCACTCAGAATGAGGAAATTGCAAATGCTATAGAACTAACAATGATTTACAAGGTTGGGCAACAATCAGAGCAAAATCGGAGCCAGACAGCCCTAGACACGGTTACTAAAGAGACTGCAAATGTTAACAACGCCGACCAGTTCGTTCAAGCTAACCCTTTGGGTAAGATAGATCAATCTATCCCTTCTCAAACAATATTCAAAGTTAAGAGGCTGTCAGAAAAAGATTCCCTTTCTTTATTCAAAGATTATGCTTCTACATATGAAGGTaatgaaaaagatataatGAAAACTCTGAAGAAATGTAATGGAATACCATTGGCAATAAAGTGTCTGGGGAGCATGTTATCTCTAGGTCCTCCAGCAACTAAATGGATGGAGGATAATGAGCGACAAAAGGGAGATAATGAGTCTTCTAGTACATTTAGTATACTTAAACTATGCTACAATGAGATGCCCTCACACCTGAAGCgttgttttctttattgttctCAATTACCAAACGATAGCATACTGTCCTCAAATGATGTCATTCAGTTATGGATGGCAAATGGACTTCTCCGTTCACGCCAAGAGAATTACTTATCCTTGGAAGACATAGGTGAGATTTATTTCAAAGAACTATGCTCAAGATGTTTCCTTCAAGATGTTGAGGAATATGGTCTTGGCTATTGGTTTAAAATGCACCCTCTCATTCGGGAACTTGCACGCCTCGTGCAAAAACGAACTAAGGACTTGATAAGCATTAAACCAGTCACCAATGTCACATCTATAGCCTTCCCAGTAAGAGATGAGGTGCCATCTAGTTCATTTCTAGCTGAAAAATGCATCTCAAAGTTCCAACACTTAAGATTATTGTATTTAGGCCACACAGATCTACAGGAAATTCCAAATACTATAGAAACACTGAATCACCTAACATACCTCGACTTGCAGGGGAATAAGAACATCAAGCGGTTACCAAATGCAATCTGTAATCTACAACATTTGCAGACCTTGATTCTTGCATCTTGTTCTGCACTTGAAGAATTGCCAAAAGATATATGCAAGTTGAGCAACCTCAGATACCTGTGGGTAACATCAAACAAGCTTCGTTTGCACAAAAATGGAGTAGGAACCATGACTTCTCTAAGATTCCTCGCAATTGGAGGATGTGACAAACTTCAAGATCTATTCGAACGGCCATCATGCCTTGTACGCCTTGAAACCCTAATGATTTACGATTGTAACTCTTTGCAATTGTTGCCAAACGAGATGGGGTCTCTAATATCGTTACAGAATTTGGTGATATGGAGTTGCAAACAACTTACACTGAAGGGCTTAGAGAAAGTCGATTTCAGCCTCCAAAGATTCACAATCAGAGAGCTTCCAGAAGTGAATAAATTGCCTGAATGGCTTCAAAGGTCGACAGAAACCCTAAGAGTCCTGGAAATCATCGATTGTCCCATCAAAGTGGAGGAAGAGGGAATCAAAATGTACAAAGCAGTTGAAAGTAAGATAATTCAAGGAGCTGTAGACATCACTGGGAATTTGGTACGGCGTAGTCCAATGGTAACGAAGAAAGTACAGATGACAGGTAACTTCTATTAA